From a region of the Betta splendens chromosome 5, fBetSpl5.4, whole genome shotgun sequence genome:
- the hyal1 gene encoding hyaluronidase-1 has translation MTSSQLVWLLLCNTISVTSGVQVQSSFAQVPFLTVWNAPTASCLSQYGVDLDLGTFNIVQNQDQTFMGANITIFYAEKLGLYPRYSSQGVAINGGVPQNASLDQHLTVASENIYTYIPEKNFEGLAVVDWESWRPLWERNWDSKAVYCEASRALVRQQHPYWSPAQVEAAARAAFEAAGRKFMEETLKLGERQRPNGLWGYYGFPNCYNYYNEKVTNYTGECPAIEIKRNNKLLWLWAASSALYPDIYLSLNLRGLSKEVLLYTHHRILEAMRVGAQGSPVPLPVFTYSRIVYTYSLDFLSKEHLIYTVGESAALGSAGVVLWGDNTYSKSWGTCTAVRSYIDNTLGPYLVNVTAAATMCSQMLCSSHGRCQRKDPSSRAYLHLDPSVWTVVSEKKPNGWRNYKVLGQMQEHEVTFMKTEFQCMCYPGWSGKDCSTSFQT, from the exons ATGACTTCCTCTCAGCTCGTGTGGCTGCTGCTTTGCAATACGATCAGCGTCACCTCTGGGGTGCAGGTCCAGTCCTCTTTTGCCCAGGTGCCTTTCCTGACTGTGTGGAATGCCCCCACTGCCAGCTGCCTCTCCCAGTACGGCGTGGACCTCGACCTGGGGACATTCAACATCGTCCAGAACCAAGACCAAACCTTCATGGGAGCAAACATAACCATCTTTTATGCTGAAAAGCTCGGCTTGTACCCCAGGTACTCCAGCCAAGGGGTGGCTATTAATGGCGGCGTCCCGCAGAACGCGAGCCTGGACCAGCACCTGACAGTGGCCTCGGAAAACATCTACACTTATATTCCTGAAAAGAATTTCGAGGGTCTGGCTGTGGTGGACTGGGAGAGCTGGAGACCGCTATGGGAGAGGAACTGGGACAGTAAGGCGGTTTACTGCGAGGCTTCAAGGGCGTTGGTGAGGCAGCAGCATCCGTACTGGAGCCCTGCACAAGTTGAGGCCGCGGCCCGGGCAGCATTtgaggcagcagggaggaagTTCATGGAGGAAACGCTGAAACTGGGGGAGCGCCAAAGGCCAAATGGCTTGTGGGGTTACTACGGTTTTCCCAACTGCTACAACTACTACAACGAGAAAGTCACAAATTACACAGGCGAGTGTCCCGCCATCGAGATCAAGAGgaacaacaagctgctgtggctgtgggcCGCGTCCTCTGCTCTGTATCCCGACATCTACCTCAGCCTCAACCTGCGAGGCCTCAGCAAAGAGGTGCTGCTGTACACTCACCACCGCATCCTGGAGGCCATGAGGGTGGGGGCCCAGGGGTCGCCGGTACCTCTGCCCGTGTTCACCTACTCCCGCATCGTCTACACCTACTCGTTAGACTTCCTCTCCAAG GAGCACCTCATCTACACTGTTGGAGAGAGCGCTGCCTTAGGTTCTGCAGGGGTCGTGCTCTGGGGCGACAACACCTACTCCAAATCCTGG GGCACTTGTACTGCTGTCAGATCGTACATTGACAACACTCTGGGCCCATACCTGGTCAATGTAACGGCAGCGGCCACTATGTGCAGCCAGATGCTATGTTCCTCTCATGGAAGGTGTCAGAGGAAGGACCCGAGCTCCAGGGCCTACCTTCACCTGGACCCCTCTGTGTGGACGGTGGTGTCTGAGAAGAAGCCGAATGGGTGGAGGAACTACAAAGTTTTGGGACAGATGCAGGAGCATGAGGTAACGTTCATGAAGACTGAGTTCCAGTGCATGTGTTACCCCGGGTGGAGTGGGAAGGACTGCTCCACATCATTTCAGACATGA
- the hyal2a gene encoding hyaluronidase-2: protein MYWALSDWKVLLIVLLWKHFGALGLKSTRWPLYSKKPLLLAWNAPTEDCFPRHGIRFQLDLFQIVASPNEGFVKQNLNIFYKERLGLYPYFSEDETPVNGGLPQLASLTQHLEQMPHAMQKYIGDKWAKGLAVIDWEEWRPLWIRNWDTKDVYRRHSRKLVSHKNPTWPPEQVTKVAQQEFEISARNFMLQTLRHAKNLMPNQLWGFYLYPDCYNHDYTRTLENYTGRCPDVEVTRNDQLKWLWTESTALFPSIYMASVLRSSPSGRRFVRNRVKEGMRLASSGDGLARPVFVYAQPTYAKSMEQLTETDLVSTIGESVALGAAGIILWGDASYASSNNSCAQLDSYLRGPLSQYLLNVSTAAELCSQALCASHGRCLRKNPDSDVYLHLNPDSHTIVAEGGKPTVKGELGEEEKTAFQRNFQCQCFSGYEGDGCSHIDPLHQEGTATQTTAPTLQCAILVIVSLLLC from the exons ATGTACTGGGCTCTGAGTGACTGGAAAGTACTGCTGATTGTTCTGCTGTGGAAACACTTTGGTGCTTTGGGGCTGAAATCCACAAGATGGCCGCTGTACTCCAAAAAGCCTCTGCTCCTGGCTTGGAATGCCCCCACTGAAGACTGCTTCCCGCGGCATGGCATTCGCTTTCAGCTGGACCTCTTCCAGATCGTGGCCTCGCCCAATGAGGGGTTTGTGAAGCAGAACCTCAACATCTTCTACAAGGAACGCTTGGGATTGTACCCCTACTTTAGTGAAGATGAAACACCAGTCAACGGGGGGCTGCCCCAGTTGGCCAGTCTCACTCAACATCTGGAGCAGATGCCTCACGCTATGCAGAAGTATATAGGCGACAAATGGGCCAAGGGTTTAGCAGTTATTGACTGGGAGGAGTGGCGCCCACTCTGGATAAGGAACTGGGACACCAAGGATGTTTACCGTAGACATTCCCGTAAGTTGGTGAGCCATAAGAACCCAACGTGGCCTCCGGAGCAGGTGACCAAGGTGGCCCAGCAGGAGTTTGAGATTTCTGCCAGGAACTTTatgctgcagacgctgaggCACGCCAAGAACCTGATGCCCAACCAGCTGTGGGGGTTCTACCTGTACCCCGACTGCTACAACCACGACTACACGCGCACCCTGGAGAACTACACCGGCCGCTGTCCTGACGTGGAGGTGACTCGCAACGACCAGCTGAAGTGGCTGTGGACCGAGAGCACGGCGCTCTTCCCGTCCATCTACATggcctccgtgctgcgctccTCGCCTTCCGGACGGCGGTTTGTCCGGAACCGGGTGAAGGAAGGCATGCGCCTGGCCTCGTCGGGCGACGGCTTGGCACGTCCTGTCTTTGTGTACGCCCAGCCCACCTACGCCAAATCCATGGAACAGCTGACAGAG ACTGACCTGGTCTCCACCATTGGGGAGAGTGTGGCTTTGGGAGCCGCTGGAATCATCCTGTGGGGAGATGCGTCCTATGCAAGTAGCAAT AACAGCTGTGCCCAACTTGATTCGTATCTGCGGGGTCCGCTGAGTCAATATCTCCTCAACGTCTCCACGGCAGCGGAGCTGTGCAGCCAGGCCCTGTGCGCCTCTCACGGCCGCTGTCTGCGGAAAAATCCAGATAGCGACGTTTACTTGCACCTGAACCCTGACAGCCACACCATCGTCGCGGAGGGCGGCAAGCCCACAGTAAAGGGTGAGCTCGGCGAAGAAGAGAAGACGGCCTTTCAAAGGAACTTTCAGTGCCAGTGCTTCAGCGGGTACGAGGGAGATGGCTGCAGTCATATAGACCCTCTGCACCAGGAAGGGACAGCAACTCAAACTACAGCACCAACACTTCAGTGTGCGATCTTAGTCAttgtctctctgctcctctgttag